The Candidatus Binataceae bacterium genome contains the following window.
CGATACGGGTGTACTGATGCACGACGCAGTTGCCCGAGACCAGCGCACGGTCGCCCAACTCGGCCCATCCCGCGAGCAGCGCGCCGCCCGCGATTATCGTCGAATTGCCGATGCGGCAATCGTGCGCGACGTGCGAGTTCTGCATCATGAAGTTGTCGTCGCCCATGATCGTCGTCGCACCGCGCTCGCTGCCGCGATGCACCGTCGCGTATTCGCGGAACACATTGCGATTGCCGATTCGTACCGAGCGCGGCACGCCGGTGTAGCTCAGGTCCTGCGGCTCGTCGCCGATCACGACGCCCGGATGCAGCACGTTCTCTTCGCCGAGTTCAGTCTGGCCAAGGATGGTGACGTGACCGATCAGCCGCGTGCCTGGGCCGAGCCTGATCTTTCCGTCGAGCAGGCAGAGCGGTCCGATTTCGACGCCGGGGCCCAGTTCGACCCCGGCGCTAATTACCGATGAAGGATGAATGCGCGGCGAATCCATGCCGTGCTGAGACTAACGCGCGCCGCCTTTCAATGCAGGAGCCTGCCCTTGCGTGGCATGTCGTCGGGATGCTCGTTGCCGGGCTCGGCGGGCTTGTCGGGCACGCGATACTCTTCCGCGGCCCACGTGCCCAGATCGACCATCCGGCAACGCTCGGAACAAAACGGCCGGAAGGCGTTCTTTGGCGAGGCATCAACCGGCTTTCGGCAAATCGGGCAGCGCATCGTCGATAATCAAATGATACTCGCCGCGCATGCGGCGCGCAGCATCCGTCCGCGCGCTACTGCGGCATGCCCTGGCGCGTGACGAAGACGCTGCCCTTGTCGCCGATCCGAACGCAGCTGATGTCGCTGCGATTGAATTGCGGCGTGCAAAGGGGCTTGTCGATGGCCGGGCACTTGTAGAGATTCGCCTCGAGCTGTTGGCACTTGGACAAGTCGAAGTTGGCCTGGGTTACCGGGTCACCGGTTTGAGGGGCCGGAGGCGTGTCGGTCGAGCATCCGGCGAGTCCTGCCAGCATCGCGAACACGCCAACCAATGCGGCCCGCCTAAGCGCGTTTTTCCCTCGTGTCATGCAATTTCCTCCCTGCGAAGTTGGTTGGCGAATAAGCCTGCCGTTTCACGTCATAATTCAAAACACTTCGGAGCCGCAGCGATCGTTGCCCCCCGCCATCCTGAACGTTCCCGACCGATAGTCATATACTATCCGCTCGAAGTAACAATACTCGTGAAGCAGACGCGGACTCTTGTACATCAAGCGGACCTGCACTTGAAGATTTGATTTTCCGGCGACCACGTGCTGAT
Protein-coding sequences here:
- the lpxA gene encoding acyl-ACP--UDP-N-acetylglucosamine O-acyltransferase, coding for MDSPRIHPSSVISAGVELGPGVEIGPLCLLDGKIRLGPGTRLIGHVTILGQTELGEENVLHPGVVIGDEPQDLSYTGVPRSVRIGNRNVFREYATVHRGSERGATTIMGDDNFMMQNSHVAHDCRIGNSTIIAGGALLAGWAELGDRALVSGNCVVHQYTRIGRLAMLRGLSRTSRDVPPFCVMDGTHTLRAINVIGLRRAGFKVAQITALRRAFEALFGKRQNLKLALERLIDSGELNAEVNEMIDFIRASKRGVAFGPKDGRSSDLDD
- a CDS encoding DNA gyrase inhibitor YacG, whose amino-acid sequence is MRCPICRKPVDASPKNAFRPFCSERCRMVDLGTWAAEEYRVPDKPAEPGNEHPDDMPRKGRLLH